CAACGCGTCCACTTGAATTTTTAATTGCTGCTTCAAGCGCTCCAGCGGCGTATCAAACAACACATCTTTGCCAAATACCGGCACCATGCCTTTGTAAGCGGCAGATTGCCCCAACACTTCATCCGGCGCGCGACACCAAGCTTCCTGCGCATCTGGCCCGCTCATCAACACATGCGGCTGCCCCATCAAATTGTATTCACCGACATCGCCGCATTCTTGCCGCACGCGCATCAAAAATTTGGGTTGATTAATTTGGTACTCGTCGTAGTGACCAGTTTCAGGTTTCGCACCACTGAGTCTTGGAATCGGTTTACTCATCGCGCATTCTCCAAAAAATTACGCTTCACCAACGCTTTTTTTCAAATACGCCAAACGCGCTTCCAACATTATTATCATCATTTTGTTGCGCTCTTGTCTGCGCTCCATTGCCAAATCACTCAACGCACCTTTGTCTGCGCATTGATCAATAAACTCCATGGTTTTGCCAAAATCGTAAAAATCGCGCTGCTCACACCATTGATGGTTGCCGCCGTATTTGAACCACGATGCACCAATTACGCGCATCGGTGAACCATCTGCATTTTTTAATGCCTTGCCACTGCCATCTTTGGGCGGCGTTTGCCACCACCAGCAAAATGCTTCGCCTTTTTTCTCGTCGATGACAATTTTCTCGTACGGATATGTCCAGCCCGCGTAAGGATCCATCGCGTCGCCCACGCAAGTGGCGCGAATGTTTTCACGACCGCGCGCTTCGTACAGGCCGCTGGGAATATCCCAAGCGTAGTAGCAATCTTCGGTGTAGCAATCCGCCAAGCAGCGCCAATCGCCCGTGGCTTCTGCCTTCTCATTGGCTTGCAGCCAGATGTCCATGGTTTTTTCCAATTCTGCGCGCGAATAAGTCATAGCTCTCTCCTGTGGAAGTAAAATTATAGTACGCGCTATAATTTTATTGTCAACGCAGCACACACCCGACAGGACTACGAGGAATGACCGATAAAGCCGTTTCACGCACCAGTGAAAAAACGCGCCAGACGGTGCTCGACGCCGCCATCCACTGCCTCGCCAGCGAGGGCTACCACCGCGCCACCAGCAACCGCATCGCGCGCCAAGCCGGTTTGAGTTGGGGGGTGATTCAGTACCATTTTGGCGATCGCGCCGGCATTTACCGCGCGGTGCTGGACAGCATCATCGCCGCCTACATCACCGAATTAGATCAACTGGCTCAGAGCGGCGCCGGAAAAAGCGTGCACGAGCGCCTGCAACTGCTGACTAAGCGCGCCTGGCAGTTGCTCAACCATCCCGCCTACCTCGCCACCATGGAGCTGCTGCTTAACCTCAACCGCGACCCCGAACTCGCGCTGAACACCAACCCTTATGTCAAACGCTGGTCGGCGCGCGTGGGCGCTTTATGGCAGAGCATTTTTCCCGAGTTTCCGATCGATCACGCCGGCAGCGCCGCGGCGCGGCAGATTTTCTTCGCTGCCATGCGCGGCTTTGTCGATAATCGTTTGATCGGTCAGTGGCCAAAACGCAAAGTGCCGGAAGGCGTGTTTAGCGCACTGGTAACTGCGTGTGAGAGTTTATTGACGCAGTAAGGCCGACTCAGCGCTGCGATACGCGCTGCACTTCCGCTTCTATCCACTGCTCGGCGCGCGTCATTAGAGTTTTGCTATCTGTGTTTTCTGCTGGCAGCGGCGCGCCGATCACCACGGTAATCAAGCCCGGATATTTGATAAATTGTTTACTCGGCCAACACTCACCGGCGTTGTGTGCCACCGGCAGCAGTGGCACGCCGGCTTTCAGCGCGAGATCGGCACCGCTGCGCGCATAGCGCCCCACTTTGCCCACGGCGGTGCGCGTACCTTCAGGGAAAATCAACACGCAAATACCTTCCGCCAAACGCGAACGCCCTGCTTCGATAATGTATTTCAACGCTTCGCGCTGCGCGCTGCGATTAATCGCAATGGGTTTCACCGTCGCCAAGCCCCAACCGAACAGCGGAATTTGCAACAACTCTTGTTTTAAAATTGTGCACACCGGCGCAAACGGCAATTGCAGAAAAAAAGTTTCCCATTCGCTTTGGTGTTTTGCCACGATCACATAAGGGCGCGCAGGAATATTTTCCAACCCTTCCACGCGATAGCGCACACCACAAGTGAGGCGCAGCCACACAATCACGCTGCGATTCCACACATTGATATAAAACACGCAAGCGCGATAGCCCAACCACCTTACGAACAGCGGCGTAGTGATACCAAAAAACAGCGTGAGCACGGCGTAACCGAGATAAAAAAATACCGAACGCGCCGCGCAGAGCACACGAAAAGCTGCACTTTTAGTATTCGTCATCGAGCCACTCCTGCACGATGTCGCGCGGAGTTTGCGCAATTAAATAGCTCGCCGCTTCGCTCAGATTGTCGAACACTTCTACGCCGTCAAATTCACCGCTGTCATCGTCGAGCATTTTCTTTTCTGTTTTTTCGCCTTTGCCCGTGCGCACCAACACCGGAATACAGCCGCGCGCCATACCCGCTTGTAAATCGCGCAAGCTATCGCCCACCACGAATGAACCGTCCAAATCACAGCCGAGTGTGTTGGCAATTTGATCGAACAGGCCTGACTGCGGTTTGCGGCAATCGCACAAATCTTCCGGCTTGTGCGGACACCAAGCTATCGTCGCAATATCGCCGCCCGCTTCCTGCACCAATCCCAATAAATGCTCGTGCATGGCACCCAGCGCGTCTTCTGTAATCAAACCGCGACCGATGCCGGATTGATTGGTCGCAATCGCCACCGTAAAACCGTGCTCACACAGGCGCGCTATTGCGTCGATGCTGCCGTCTATCGGAATCCACTCATCCAGTGTTTTGACAAAGGCATCGGAATCTTCGTTGATTACGCCATCGCGATCGAGTATCACCAGTTTCATTTTTTATCCGGCACCAACTGAGAAATATCGGCCACTTGTAAAAACAGTGCGCGCAATTGTGCGAGCAGAGCCAAGCGATTATTGCGCAGCGCCGCATCATCCGCCATCACCATCACGCCATCAAAAAATGCATCCACTGGCTCGCGCAAACTCGCCAAGGCGGACAGCGTGCCGCTGTAATCGCGCTGCGCAAACAGGGGGGCGACTTGCTGCTGTTTTTCTGCCAACGCAGCGGCCAAAGTTTTTTCCGCAGCTTCTTGCAACAACGCAGTATCAACCGTAGAAGACACAGCTACATCGGCTGCAGACTTATTGAGAATATTCGATACACGCTTGTTCGCCGCCGCCAAACTCGCCGCTTCCGGCAACTGGGTGAAGTGATGCACGGCCAGTACGCGCTGCTGAATATCCAGCGGCACAGATAATTGTTTCGCGGCTACTGCATTAAAAGTTTCGGCACTGATCTTGTCATCGAGACAAAGAGCGCGCATACGCTCAATGATGTAATCCAGCACTTGATTTTGCACATCGGCATTTTTTAGCGACACAGAAAAGTTGCTGTGCGCAGCGGCAATCACATCGCGCAAATCAATATTTAAGCCGCGCTGCAACAGAATTTGCAACACGCCGATACTGGCGCGGCGCAGCGCAAACGGGTCTTTCGAGCCGGAGGGAATTTGTCCGATGCCAAAAATACCCACCAAGGTATCCAAGCGATCAGCCAGCGCCAGCGCGCAGCCTGTCAGTGTTTGCGGCACGGCATCACCGGCAAACTTGGGCAGATACTGCTCTTGCATAGCGGCCGCCACTTCGGCGGGTTCGCCATCGTGCTGCGCGTAATAACTACCGGCGATGCCTTGCATGGTGTCGAACTCTTGCACCATGTTGGACACCAAATCGCATTTGCTCAATGCACCGGCGCGCTGCGCCCACACCTCATTGCCGCCAATTTTTTCCGCAATATAGGCGGCGAGTTTGGCAACGCGCTCGCTTTTATCAAACAGCGTGCCCAGTTCCGCCTGAAACACGATCGTTTTTAGTTTTTCGCGGCGACCTGCCAGCGGTGTTTTCAAATCGGTATTAAAAAAGAAAGCGGCATCAGATAAGCGCGGGCGTATCACACGCTCGTTGCCGTCTATCACTTTTTCTGGCGCCGTGCTTTCAATATTCGACACCGTAATGAAGTGCGGCAGCAATTTTCCATTCGCATCCACCACATGAAAATATTTTTGGTGTTCGCTCATGGAGGAGATCAGCGCCTCTTGCGGCACTTGCAAAAAACGCTGCTCGAATTTCCCAGCTAGCGCCACAGGCCATTCCACTAAAGCGGTGACTTCATCGAGCAAGTCGCGCTCAATCACCGCTTTGCCACCCAAAGATTCAGCCAGTTTTTCGACTTGCGCAACAATCTTGTCGCGCCGTACTTTGAAACAGGGTTCAACAAAATGGTTGCGCAGCACGGCGGAATAGTCAGATGGTTTAGCAAGTGTCAATTCACCTGCCGCGTGAAAGCGATGACCGCGCGTATTGCGCCCCGCTTTTTGCTCTAGGATTTCACAATCAACTACTTCACTGCCGTACAACATCACCAGCCAATGCACAGGCCGCACAAACTCTGCGCGGCGCGCACCCCAGCGCATGCGTTTCGGTATCGGCAATTCTTGCAGCGCTTTTTCTACCAGCGCCGGCAGCAATTCCACCGCACTGCGACCTTTTTCTGTGGCGCGAAATACCAAGCGTTCGCCTTTCTCAGAAGGCGCGCGCTCTAATTGTTCTAGCGTCACGCCATTGCTTTTGGCAAAACCCTGTGCAGCGGGTGAAGGCGTGCCATCCGCAGCAAATGCCTGCGCTACAAACGGCCCTTGCTTTTCCACCGCGCGGTCAGCTTGTGCAGCCACTAAATCTGAGAGCAGCACCGCCAAACGGCGCGGGCTGGCATAAATGCGCGCCTCTGCTCGGTTATGCGCTAAACCAGCGGCATCTAACTCGCGATACAGCGTGCTGGAAAAACTTTTCAACAAATGTTTCAACGCTTTGGGTGGCAATTCTTCCGTGCCAATTTCAACCAAAAAATCATTTACAGGAGGATGATTGGACATTACTGCTCTCCTGTTTTTTGCTGGCTGGCAACGCGCGCCAACACTTCGTCGCGCAAGGCACTGGGTGCCAAAGGAAATTGCAGCGCCAAACGCGCATCAAAATACGCCTGCGCGACTGCCCTTGCGAGCGTGCGCACACGCAAAATATAACGCTGCCTTTCTGTCACCGAAATCGCATGGCGCGCATCCAATAAATTAAACGCATGCGAGGCTTTCATAACCATTTCATACGCCGGTAATGGCAGTTTTTCCGCCATCAAGCGCTGCGACTCTGCTTCGTACACATCAAAACACTGAAACAGAAAATCCACATTGGCCTGTTCAAAATTGAAGTGCGACATTTCCACTTCATTTTGATGAAACACATCACCGTAAGTGACCGGCTTGCCCTGCGGATCTATCGTCCACACCAAATCAAAAATGGAATCCACGCCTTGCAGATACATCGCAATGCGTTCCAAGCCGTAAGTGATTTCGCCAGTCACAGGGAAACATTCCAAACCGCCCACTTGTTGAAAATAAGTGAACTGCGTGACTTCCATGCCGTTCAACCACACTTCCCAGCCAAGCCCCCACGCGCCCAGCGTAGGTGATTCCCAGTTGTCCTCCACAAAGCGCACATCGTGCACTGTGGTATCGATGCCCAACATATTTAAGGAGTCGAGATACAGCTGTTGGATATTGTCCGGCGACGGCTTTAACACCACTTGAAATTGATAATAGTGCTGAAGGCGATTCGGGTTTTCGCCGTAGCGGCCATCCGCTGGACGGCGGCAGGGCTGCACATACGCGGCATTCCATGTTTCCGGGCCGATGGCGCGCAAAAAAGTGGCAGGATGAAAAGTGCCAGCGCCCACCTCCATGTCCAGTGGCTGCAGCACGACACAGCCACAGCTGGCCCAGTATTGTTGCAGGGCGAGAATCAGCCCTTGGAAGGTGGAGACATCTGGTTTCGCGGTGCTCACAACAACGGTATCCAATACAGTTTTTCAGGTGCTGCATTATATACAGGCATAAAAAAAGCCGCCTGCGAGGGCGGCTCTTTTACAACGGCGGAGCGATTAGATCGCTTGTACGTTGCTGGCCTGTGGGCCTTTTTGACCTTGAGTCACTTCAAAGCTAACGCGCTGACCTTCAGCGAGTGTTTTGAAGCCTGAGCCTTGGATGGCGCTGAAATGTACGAATACATCTTTGCCATTGTCTTGCTCGATAAAGCCGAAGCCTTTGCTTTCGTTGAACCATTTGACCTTGCCAGTAGCTTGGTTAGACATTTTCTTAACTCCCGGGTGTAACCCAGATAAATGGAAATTGCCCGCAGAGCGGACGGTTTATCTGAAAATCCAGCACTTACTCGGGAAGAACCAAGCGGTACTACTTAAAGGGCCATCGGTATTTCTGGTGGTAACTAGTTTTCAGTGGCTCCAGTGTATGCAGTTGACTTTAGATGTAAAGCCTTTTTTACGCACCAAACTGGCTCAACTGGGCTGCTCACCACCCAGTTCGGAGCCGACGCGGTAGATGTCATCCAACTGTTCTTTTCCCGTGATGCACACATTCAAGTCTTTCAGCCAACCGTTGCGCAGGGAGTAAATCCAGCCGTGCACCGCCAATTCCTGTCCACGATCCCAAGCATCCTGCACGATAGTGGTGGAGCACACATTATTCACCTGCTCCACCACATTCAATTCACACAGCAAATTCACGCGCTGCTCTTCATCGGCAATCGCTTCCAATTTTTCATGATGTTGACGATAAATATCTTTGATATTGCGCAGCCAGTTATCAATCAAACCGTATTTTTGATTGCTCATCGCCGCACGCACGCCGCCGCAACCGTAATGCCCCACCACCATCACATGTTTAACCTTGAGCACTTCCACTGCGTATTGCAAAACAGATAAGCAATTCAAATCCGTGTGCACCACCACATTGGCAACATTGCGATGCACAAACACTTCCCCAGGCATCAAACCGACAATTTCATTAGCCGGCACGCGCGAATCGGAACAGCCTATCCACAAATATTCTGGTGACTGTTGCTCTGACAGCTCACGAAAAAAATCGGGGTGGATTTTTTTAATCGACTCTGCCCACTGGCGGTTATTTTCAAACAGATTTGGCAACAGTTTCACGAGTTCATTCTCCTAGCACATGCAGCACTTGTGCAATTTTTTCTTCACGCAGCGCGGCGCTGTTGGCGCGCACCGTGATATGCCCTAATTTTCTCGCTGGTTTTTCTGTTTTGGCGTAATAATGCACATGCACTTGTGGCAGTTTCAGCAGTGATGGCAAATCAGGGTGTACGCCCACAATATTCACCATCGCCGGAAAACCAACGCATGCGGTACTCCCCAAAGGCAAACCCGCCACGGCGCGCAAATGGTTTTCAAACTGGGAAGTTTCTGAGCCTTCAATCGTCCAATGACCGGAGTTGTGTACGCGCGGTGCAAACTCATTCGCCACCAACTCGCCGTTGACATCAAACAACTCCAAACACAACACGCCGACATAATCTAAAGCATCGAGCAGACGCTTCACTATCACCTCGGCAGGCTTTTGCAACTCATCATCTAGCAAAGCGCGCGAAGTAAACAAAATGCCATCACGATGCACATTTTCTGACAGCGGATAAAAAACAGCTTCGCCATCACGCCCGCGTGCAGCGATGATGGACACTTCGCGCTGAAACGGCACGAAACCTTCCAAAATTAACGCACTGCCACCCAAAGCTTTCCACGCTGTCGCAACATCTTCTTCACTGCGCAATACAAACTGCCCTTTGCCGTCGTAACCAAAGCGGCGCGTTTTCAAAATCGCGGGCAAGCCAAGTTGTGTGACTGCAGCGCGCAAATCTTGCTCAGAATCCACCGCCGCATACGGCGCGGTGCGTATACCTAAATCAGCAAGATATTGTTTTTCAATCAAGCGATCTTGGCTAACTTCCAAGGCGCGCAGTGGCGGATATACCGGCACCTGTGCCGCCAATTTTTTCAAGGCGGCGCTGGGTACATTTTCAAATTCATATGTACAGACATCGACGGTGTTAACAAACTGCGCCAACGCCGTTTCATCGTCGTACGGCGCACACACATGTTCGCCGACGATATTTGCACAAGCACTGCGCTCTGGCTCCCAGAACACCGGCTCCAAAGCCAAGGGCAAGCCAGCCACACCCAACATGCGGCCAAGCTGACCGCCGCCCAACACACCTATTTTCATGCGGGGTTCCGTGGATCTGGATGGCTCAACACTTTGTCGGTTTGCTGTTGGCGGTAGCGCTCGTAAGCAGCGCGATATTCAGGATAGTGATTGCCCAACATGGCGCAGGCGAGTAGCGCAGCGTTCACTGCACCGGCTTTGCCGATGGCCATGGTGCCGACTGGCACGCCCGCCGGCATTTGCACGATAGACAGCAGTGAGTCCACACCATTCAGCGTTTTGGATTGCACCGGCACGCCCAGCACCGGCAGCGCGGTTTTTGAGGCGGCCATACCGGGCAGATGCGCGGCACCGCCCGCACCGGCAATGATGACAGCCAAACCGCGCTCGGCGGCTGAA
The DNA window shown above is from Cellvibrionales bacterium and carries:
- a CDS encoding cold-shock protein, giving the protein MSNQATGKVKWFNESKGFGFIEQDNGKDVFVHFSAIQGSGFKTLAEGQRVSFEVTQGQKGPQASNVQAI
- the gmhB gene encoding D-glycero-beta-D-manno-heptose 1,7-bisphosphate 7-phosphatase — protein: MKLVILDRDGVINEDSDAFVKTLDEWIPIDGSIDAIARLCEHGFTVAIATNQSGIGRGLITEDALGAMHEHLLGLVQEAGGDIATIAWCPHKPEDLCDCRKPQSGLFDQIANTLGCDLDGSFVVGDSLRDLQAGMARGCIPVLVRTGKGEKTEKKMLDDDSGEFDGVEVFDNLSEAASYLIAQTPRDIVQEWLDDEY
- the can gene encoding carbonate dehydratase; translated protein: MKLLPNLFENNRQWAESIKKIHPDFFRELSEQQSPEYLWIGCSDSRVPANEIVGLMPGEVFVHRNVANVVVHTDLNCLSVLQYAVEVLKVKHVMVVGHYGCGGVRAAMSNQKYGLIDNWLRNIKDIYRQHHEKLEAIADEEQRVNLLCELNVVEQVNNVCSTTIVQDAWDRGQELAVHGWIYSLRNGWLKDLNVCITGKEQLDDIYRVGSELGGEQPS
- a CDS encoding 5-(carboxyamino)imidazole ribonucleotide synthase → MKIGVLGGGQLGRMLGVAGLPLALEPVFWEPERSACANIVGEHVCAPYDDETALAQFVNTVDVCTYEFENVPSAALKKLAAQVPVYPPLRALEVSQDRLIEKQYLADLGIRTAPYAAVDSEQDLRAAVTQLGLPAILKTRRFGYDGKGQFVLRSEEDVATAWKALGGSALILEGFVPFQREVSIIAARGRDGEAVFYPLSENVHRDGILFTSRALLDDELQKPAEVIVKRLLDALDYVGVLCLELFDVNGELVANEFAPRVHNSGHWTIEGSETSQFENHLRAVAGLPLGSTACVGFPAMVNIVGVHPDLPSLLKLPQVHVHYYAKTEKPARKLGHITVRANSAALREEKIAQVLHVLGE
- a CDS encoding glycine--tRNA ligase subunit beta, with translation MSNHPPVNDFLVEIGTEELPPKALKHLLKSFSSTLYRELDAAGLAHNRAEARIYASPRRLAVLLSDLVAAQADRAVEKQGPFVAQAFAADGTPSPAAQGFAKSNGVTLEQLERAPSEKGERLVFRATEKGRSAVELLPALVEKALQELPIPKRMRWGARRAEFVRPVHWLVMLYGSEVVDCEILEQKAGRNTRGHRFHAAGELTLAKPSDYSAVLRNHFVEPCFKVRRDKIVAQVEKLAESLGGKAVIERDLLDEVTALVEWPVALAGKFEQRFLQVPQEALISSMSEHQKYFHVVDANGKLLPHFITVSNIESTAPEKVIDGNERVIRPRLSDAAFFFNTDLKTPLAGRREKLKTIVFQAELGTLFDKSERVAKLAAYIAEKIGGNEVWAQRAGALSKCDLVSNMVQEFDTMQGIAGSYYAQHDGEPAEVAAAMQEQYLPKFAGDAVPQTLTGCALALADRLDTLVGIFGIGQIPSGSKDPFALRRASIGVLQILLQRGLNIDLRDVIAAAHSNFSVSLKNADVQNQVLDYIIERMRALCLDDKISAETFNAVAAKQLSVPLDIQQRVLAVHHFTQLPEAASLAAANKRVSNILNKSAADVAVSSTVDTALLQEAAEKTLAAALAEKQQQVAPLFAQRDYSGTLSALASLREPVDAFFDGVMVMADDAALRNNRLALLAQLRALFLQVADISQLVPDKK
- the purE gene encoding 5-(carboxyamino)imidazole ribonucleotide mutase, which gives rise to MNANTPLVGVIMGSSSDWDTLQHTAETLKELGIPHEVEVVSAHRTPDKLFSYAASAAERGLAVIIAGAGGAAHLPGMAASKTALPVLGVPVQSKTLNGVDSLLSIVQMPAGVPVGTMAIGKAGAVNAALLACAMLGNHYPEYRAAYERYRQQQTDKVLSHPDPRNPA
- the glyQ gene encoding glycine--tRNA ligase subunit alpha, translated to MSTAKPDVSTFQGLILALQQYWASCGCVVLQPLDMEVGAGTFHPATFLRAIGPETWNAAYVQPCRRPADGRYGENPNRLQHYYQFQVVLKPSPDNIQQLYLDSLNMLGIDTTVHDVRFVEDNWESPTLGAWGLGWEVWLNGMEVTQFTYFQQVGGLECFPVTGEITYGLERIAMYLQGVDSIFDLVWTIDPQGKPVTYGDVFHQNEVEMSHFNFEQANVDFLFQCFDVYEAESQRLMAEKLPLPAYEMVMKASHAFNLLDARHAISVTERQRYILRVRTLARAVAQAYFDARLALQFPLAPSALRDEVLARVASQQKTGEQ
- a CDS encoding nuclear transport factor 2 family protein encodes the protein MTYSRAELEKTMDIWLQANEKAEATGDWRCLADCYTEDCYYAWDIPSGLYEARGRENIRATCVGDAMDPYAGWTYPYEKIVIDEKKGEAFCWWWQTPPKDGSGKALKNADGSPMRVIGASWFKYGGNHQWCEQRDFYDFGKTMEFIDQCADKGALSDLAMERRQERNKMMIIMLEARLAYLKKSVGEA
- a CDS encoding TetR/AcrR family transcriptional regulator, with the protein product MTDKAVSRTSEKTRQTVLDAAIHCLASEGYHRATSNRIARQAGLSWGVIQYHFGDRAGIYRAVLDSIIAAYITELDQLAQSGAGKSVHERLQLLTKRAWQLLNHPAYLATMELLLNLNRDPELALNTNPYVKRWSARVGALWQSIFPEFPIDHAGSAAARQIFFAAMRGFVDNRLIGQWPKRKVPEGVFSALVTACESLLTQ
- a CDS encoding 1-acyl-sn-glycerol-3-phosphate acyltransferase; translated protein: MTNTKSAAFRVLCAARSVFFYLGYAVLTLFFGITTPLFVRWLGYRACVFYINVWNRSVIVWLRLTCGVRYRVEGLENIPARPYVIVAKHQSEWETFFLQLPFAPVCTILKQELLQIPLFGWGLATVKPIAINRSAQREALKYIIEAGRSRLAEGICVLIFPEGTRTAVGKVGRYARSGADLALKAGVPLLPVAHNAGECWPSKQFIKYPGLITVVIGAPLPAENTDSKTLMTRAEQWIEAEVQRVSQR